The DNA segment CCTCGAGCTTGGAGACGCTCCTAGGAGCGGGGTAACCGATCTGCGCGAGGTGGCCTCTATTCAACCATATGTATCAGTAGCTGCTCATCCATTCTCAGATCTTGCTGCACAGAATGAGCAGTTtgagggaaaagaaaggaCTCACTTCATAGCATTAATCATAGGGGGAGGACCGCACATCAAAACCTTATGACCTTCACCGTGATTAGGAGAGCCAACACCAGAAGGAGGCATAGCTTCCTCGATCATCTCCTTAGTGACAAAACCGACACCACCAGTCCAGCCCTCGGGAGGGTTGTTGAGGACGTACTGATTGAAGAGTGGAGATTAGCTCTGTTCAGTATGTAGAGCGTGAtaaagaagaagaaaagggGATACCTTAACATCGAAACGGCCGTTGGATTTGGCTTGAAGCTCGtcaatctccttcttgaGCACTGCGTCCCTCGTCAGTGATATCCTCGAAAAAGGGAGACAAGGTATAGAGACATACAGATGTCATCTTCCTGGACGTTGGCGTAGATCAAAGAGAGCTTGGTCTGGTCACGGGGATTCTTGACAGAGGATTTAATAATCTGGTACATGGGAGTGATACCGGTACCACCGGCAATCATGACGAGGTGAGGGGCCATGTCGGGGCTGCGAATAGTGTTAAGTGTGTAGACAccgaggaggagaggatggaCATACGTGTACACAAACTTGCCCTTGGGACCCTTAACCTTAACTTCCTGGCCGATCGTAAGAAGAGAAAGGTATCGGGAGATGTTGCCTTTCTCGTAAGTCTGTTGTCTTTATCAGTTGCTTGCATCGTTACAGTACTTGACATCTTGACAAACCTTGACAACTAAGTCAAAGTGTCCTTTTTCGTCATCCAAAGTAGTGGGAGTGTAAGACCTAACAACCTGCTTGCCATTAATCTCCGCGGCGACAGAGATGTGTTGACCGATGGGGAGACCGAGAGAGTCGGAAGCACGGGGAAGGGCAAATCGGTACCTGGTGCACATTGGAGAAAGTCAGCGCGAGAAAGAATACAAGTCGTAAGAGAAAAGAGTACAAAGCAGTGTTGTGGGACAAGTGGTCCTTATCAACGAGCTTGAAAGACCTCCATTCGACGGGGTCAAGAACCTTCCTGTCCTTCTCTGCCAATGTCCAAATAACGCGTCAGTTCCTCTGCTCCGATCATTCAGACGCGACAAGTGGTGGAGAGAACTGACCCTGGAAGAGGATGACAAGGCCGAGAATAGCAGCGACAACGAGACCGCCGAGGAAGCCGGCATGAGGGGCCAGCTTCTGAGTGAGAACCTCGATGGTGGACATGGTCGGATATCTTTCACAGAGCTGTTGTGGAAATGTAAATGGGAAATATCGGGAAACGATAAACGGGGATACAACCGTTGGGGAAACATTTTGTGACGT comes from the Cryptococcus gattii WM276 chromosome M, complete sequence genome and includes:
- a CDS encoding NADH-cytochrome b5 reductase, putative (Similar to TIGR gene model, INSD accession AAW46852.1), with protein sequence MSTIEVLTQKLAPHAGFLGGLVVAAILGLVILFQEKDRKVLDPVEWRSFKLVDKDHLSHNTALYRFALPRASDSLGLPIGQHISVAAEINGKQVVRSYTPTTLDDEKGHFDLVVKTYEKGNISRYLSLLTIGQEVKVKGPKGKFVYTPDMAPHLVMIAGGTGITPMYQIIKSSVKNPRDQTKLSLIYANVQEDDILLKKEIDELQAKSNGRFDVKYVLNNPPEGWTGGVGFVTKEMIEEAMPPSGVGSPNHGEGHKVLMCGPPPMINAMKGHLAQIGYPAPRSVSKLEDQVFLF